One stretch of Streptomyces sp. 135 DNA includes these proteins:
- the leuA gene encoding 2-isopropylmalate synthase, whose product MPNFQRPTSMPIHKYGQYEQVGIPDRTWPDKRITVAPRWLSTDLRDGNQALIDPMSPARKRAMFDLLVRMGYKEIEVGFPSSGQTDFDFVRSIIEDEDAIPEDVTISVLTQAREELIERTVESLKGARRATVHLYNATAPVWRDVVFRGSRDAVKQIAVDGTRLVMEYADKLLDDRTTFGYQYSPEIFTDTELDFALEVCEGVMDVWQPDADREIILNLPATVERSTPSTHADRFEWMSRNLSRREFVCLSIHPHNDRGTAVAAAELAVMAGGDRVEGCLFGQGERTGNVDLVTLGMNLFSQGVDPQIDFSDIDEVRRVYEYCTQMEVHPRHPYAGDLVYTAFSGSHQDAIKKGFDALETRAAAAGKTVDDIEWAVPYLPIDPKDVGRSYEAVIRVNSQSGKGGIAYVLKNDHKLDLPRRMQIEFSKIIQAKTDAEGGEVTPGAIWSVFQDEYLPNPENPWGRIQVKNGQTTTDTDGVDTLTVEATLDGADTVLTGCGNGPISAFFDALQGIGIDVRLLDYQEHTMSEGASAQAASYIECAIGDKVLWGIGIDANTTRASLKAVVSAVNRAAR is encoded by the coding sequence ATGCCGAACTTCCAGCGCCCCACGTCCATGCCGATCCACAAGTACGGCCAGTACGAGCAGGTCGGCATCCCGGACCGCACCTGGCCGGACAAGCGGATCACCGTCGCCCCCCGCTGGCTCTCCACCGACCTGCGCGACGGCAACCAAGCGCTGATCGACCCCATGTCCCCGGCCCGCAAGCGCGCCATGTTCGACCTGCTGGTACGCATGGGCTACAAGGAGATCGAGGTCGGCTTCCCCTCCTCGGGCCAGACCGACTTCGACTTCGTGCGCTCCATCATCGAGGACGAGGACGCGATCCCCGAGGACGTGACGATCTCCGTCCTGACGCAGGCCCGTGAAGAGCTGATCGAGCGCACCGTGGAGTCCCTGAAGGGCGCCCGCCGCGCGACCGTCCACCTGTACAACGCGACCGCGCCCGTCTGGCGCGACGTCGTCTTCCGCGGCTCGCGCGACGCCGTCAAGCAGATCGCCGTGGACGGCACGCGGCTGGTGATGGAGTACGCCGACAAGCTGCTGGACGACCGTACGACGTTCGGATACCAGTACAGCCCCGAGATCTTCACCGACACCGAGCTGGACTTCGCCCTGGAGGTCTGCGAAGGCGTCATGGACGTCTGGCAGCCCGACGCCGACCGCGAGATCATCCTGAACCTGCCCGCCACGGTCGAGCGCTCCACGCCCTCCACCCACGCGGACCGCTTCGAGTGGATGTCCCGCAACCTCTCGCGGCGCGAGTTCGTCTGCCTGTCCATCCACCCGCACAACGACCGCGGCACCGCCGTCGCCGCCGCCGAGCTGGCCGTCATGGCCGGCGGCGACCGCGTCGAGGGCTGCCTGTTCGGCCAGGGCGAGCGCACCGGCAACGTCGACCTGGTCACCCTGGGCATGAACCTCTTCTCCCAGGGCGTCGACCCGCAGATCGACTTCTCGGACATCGACGAGGTCCGGCGCGTGTACGAGTACTGCACGCAGATGGAGGTCCACCCCCGCCACCCCTACGCGGGCGACCTGGTCTACACCGCCTTCTCCGGCTCCCACCAGGACGCCATCAAGAAGGGCTTCGACGCGCTGGAGACCCGGGCGGCGGCCGCGGGCAAGACCGTCGACGACATCGAGTGGGCCGTGCCGTACCTGCCCATCGACCCCAAGGACGTCGGCCGCTCCTATGAGGCCGTCATCCGCGTCAACTCGCAGTCCGGCAAGGGCGGCATCGCGTACGTCCTGAAGAACGACCACAAGCTGGACCTGCCGCGCCGCATGCAGATCGAGTTCTCGAAGATCATCCAGGCGAAGACCGACGCCGAGGGCGGCGAGGTCACGCCGGGCGCGATCTGGAGCGTCTTCCAGGATGAGTACCTGCCCAACCCCGAGAACCCCTGGGGTCGGATTCAGGTCAAGAACGGCCAGACGACGACCGACACCGACGGCGTCGACACCCTCACCGTCGAGGCCACGCTGGACGGCGCGGACACCGTTCTGACCGGTTGCGGCAACGGCCCGATCTCCGCGTTCTTCGACGCGCTGCAGGGCATCGGCATCGACGTACGCCTGCTGGACTACCAGGAGCACACGATGAGCGAGGGCGCGTCCGCGCAGGCCGCCTCGTACATCGAGTGCGCGATCGGCGACAAGGTGCTGTGGGGCATCGGCATCGACGCCAACACCACGCGCGCCTC